In one Nicotiana tomentosiformis chromosome 6, ASM39032v3, whole genome shotgun sequence genomic region, the following are encoded:
- the LOC138893646 gene encoding uncharacterized protein: protein MQALKVGNIIVKDLPPAVVMNEKEEENPNPKFLEWEERDALIRSSLTGTMTEESMFLIIGCTSAKKIWQSLEDNYLQASKDKEFQLKQQIQSIKMGLTAIHKPLEEDSKVINFAKDLGNKYKTLRTIMLGKPPYPTFPQFVNALRGYDMREEDSEKDHVDHAMAFQVQKTQGSFGRGRGNSFRGGGQYGPKFNNYTPARQSSFPINNQKSFLS from the exons ATGCAGGCCCTAAAAGTTGGCAACATTATAGTGAAAGATCTACCACCGGCAGTTGTGATGAACGAAAAGGAGGAAGAAAACCCCAACCCAAAGTTTCTAGAATGGGAAGAAAGAGATGCCTTAATTAGAAGTTCGCTAACTGGAACTATGACAGAAGAATCAATGTTCCTCATTATTGGATGCACTTCGGCCAAGAAAATTTGGCAAAGTCTTGAGGATAATTACCTACAAGCTAGCAAAGATAAAGAATTTCAATTGAAGCAACAAATTCAGAGTATTAAAATGGG CCTCACTGCTATACACAAACCTTTGGAGGAAGATAGTAAAGTTATAAACTTTGCTAAGGATCTTGGAAACAAATACAAAACTTTGAGGACAATTATGTTGGGCAAACCTCCATATCCAACCTTTCCACAGTTTGTCAATGCACTAAGAGGATATGATATGAGAGAAGAAGATAGTGAgaaagatcatgttgatcatgCCATGGCTTTTCAAGTTCAGAAGACACAAGGATCATTTGGTCGAGGCAGAGGAAACTCCtttagagggggaggtcagtaCGGACCTAAGTTCAATAACTACACACCTGCAAGACAATCTAGTTTTCCGATAAACAACCAGAAAAGCTTTCTGTCATAA